A portion of the Candidatus Sysuiplasma jiujiangense genome contains these proteins:
- a CDS encoding DUF1059 domain-containing protein, with amino-acid sequence MAKFEFKCKDVGMNCGFETSAKTKEELMPKIMEHAKTAHGMTSIPDDMKKKVEGAIQKKMF; translated from the coding sequence ATGGCTAAATTTGAGTTCAAGTGCAAAGACGTGGGCATGAACTGCGGTTTTGAAACATCCGCTAAGACTAAAGAAGAACTTATGCCAAAAATAATGGAGCATGCAAAGACCGCGCATGGAATGACAAGCATTCCGGATGACATGAAGAAGAAAGTTGAGGGTGCGATACAGAAGAAGATGTTTTAG
- a CDS encoding thiamine ABC transporter substrate-binding protein, protein MTPARDVKDRKKFRLRPFEKRLIAVLVAVVIVTAAYTLYADTGFKTGKTTLVVYTYSSFLAYGSNKSAAFNVVFGTFEKEYDVRIVVETPQNGLIQSLQLYKQHPQANLVVGLNNINGVQAVRDGLLLKYTPSSIAYVNSTLISELGGAAGYITPYEYAYLGIDYNVSLIAHNQSFRPTFQEIASNATLAQNLLLEYPYTSATGEAFLLWQISYYTYVLHQNWTVWWNQIRPYVGGHVFLSWSQAFAKFGSGPGTGMVVSYATDPAYNEYFGYGNSINSTVIYYNGNPYGWRTVYGIAIVNHSSHLSLEEKFINYFLSPVVQNELPLNEWMYPANSSTQLPQVYEYAINPKNVIPLNNYINSTAIAENMSSWVDEWIAIMG, encoded by the coding sequence ATGACTCCTGCAAGAGATGTTAAGGATAGGAAAAAATTCAGACTTCGGCCCTTCGAAAAACGACTGATTGCTGTGCTTGTTGCGGTTGTGATCGTCACGGCTGCATACACACTGTATGCAGACACCGGATTCAAGACAGGAAAGACAACCCTCGTAGTTTACACCTACAGTTCGTTCCTGGCCTACGGCTCCAACAAATCTGCGGCGTTCAATGTTGTTTTCGGCACATTCGAGAAGGAATATGATGTCAGGATCGTCGTTGAAACGCCACAGAACGGCTTAATCCAGTCTCTTCAATTATACAAGCAGCATCCACAGGCGAATCTGGTCGTCGGGTTGAATAACATCAACGGTGTTCAGGCTGTCAGGGACGGTCTTCTTCTCAAATACACACCGTCGTCTATTGCATACGTGAATTCGACTCTCATCTCCGAACTGGGCGGGGCTGCCGGATATATTACTCCCTATGAGTATGCCTACCTCGGTATTGACTACAATGTAAGTCTTATAGCGCACAATCAGTCTTTCCGTCCCACTTTCCAGGAAATTGCCTCCAATGCCACGCTTGCTCAAAACCTGCTTCTTGAATATCCGTATACTTCCGCAACAGGAGAAGCATTCCTCCTGTGGCAGATTTCCTATTACACATATGTCCTTCATCAGAACTGGACAGTATGGTGGAATCAGATAAGGCCATATGTGGGAGGTCATGTATTCCTGTCGTGGTCACAGGCATTTGCAAAGTTTGGGTCAGGACCGGGAACAGGCATGGTTGTTAGTTACGCTACAGATCCGGCCTACAACGAGTATTTCGGTTATGGCAACAGCATTAATTCAACAGTGATTTACTACAATGGGAATCCGTACGGCTGGCGCACCGTTTACGGCATCGCCATAGTTAACCACTCTTCTCACCTTTCCCTTGAGGAGAAATTCATCAATTATTTCCTCAGTCCTGTTGTCCAGAATGAACTGCCGCTGAATGAATGGATGTACCCTGCAAATTCAAGCACGCAGCTGCCGCAGGTCTACGAATATGCCATCAATCCGAAAAATGTCATACCCCTGAACAATTACATCAACTCAACAGCCATCGCTGAAAACATGTCTTCCTGGGTGGATGAATGGATAGCCATAATGGGCTGA
- a CDS encoding iron ABC transporter permease — protein sequence MDSHNGLKDLIRDKQALLLMLLPSLFLISVVVVPFVMLADTFGAKNYAGLLFSNSFDARLAREAFVNSLEQGAVSAILSFCAGFPLGLFLGRYDFRYRRLLASLSILPFFLPSIVVVFAFILSFGPASPAAAIFPPLSALSRGFTGIVAVNVFFNAPLVVLTTMVAVMGYDPQLEEASKSLGAGRLKTFITTWGKEGIAYGAWGSLLSFIYSFSGFTAPLIIGGQRYFTLETWIYFLAKVLDQIGNATFISLVQVTFLFIPAIAYVYLFRSRMQNLYSSRQFRRADSGSRWFLAGALYAAIFLLAETYIFSAVIEASLNFGNGGLIRNFIMLFSPNVASSIGITTFGALLNSLFYGVITALSVTFLALSWIFSRRRLQTSFDPMDALQFMPLIISAIILALSLSAAFSPIVPADSVWVLIVMAQSVVSIPLVFRIVLAGFSNIPLRLREASVILGGNAFFEIEVPLAYSAVSTAMLFGFATSLGEFAATNFLTTPRFISLTVEIYSLQSVRLFHIADAAVAFLLLISIVLFTAIQGIGDGLAGIR from the coding sequence ATGGATAGCCATAATGGGCTGAAAGATCTTATCAGAGATAAGCAGGCTTTATTGCTTATGCTCCTGCCTTCGCTATTTCTGATTTCTGTTGTCGTCGTCCCGTTCGTAATGCTGGCTGATACGTTCGGTGCAAAGAATTATGCCGGATTGCTTTTCAGCAACAGCTTCGATGCCAGGCTTGCCCGTGAAGCATTTGTAAACTCTCTTGAGCAGGGAGCGGTCAGCGCAATTCTTTCTTTCTGTGCTGGTTTCCCCCTCGGTCTGTTTTTGGGAAGATATGACTTCCGATACCGGAGACTTCTTGCCTCTCTGTCAATTCTTCCCTTTTTCCTGCCTTCCATTGTCGTTGTTTTCGCCTTTATTTTGTCTTTTGGACCCGCTTCGCCGGCTGCAGCCATCTTCCCGCCCCTTTCCGCACTGTCAAGGGGATTCACCGGCATCGTGGCAGTCAATGTATTCTTCAATGCTCCTCTGGTGGTCCTCACAACAATGGTTGCAGTCATGGGCTATGATCCACAGCTGGAAGAGGCGTCAAAATCGCTGGGGGCAGGCCGCCTGAAGACATTCATAACGACATGGGGAAAGGAAGGAATTGCGTACGGTGCATGGGGCTCGCTTCTTTCATTCATTTATTCGTTTTCCGGCTTCACTGCGCCGCTCATCATTGGGGGGCAGAGGTATTTTACGCTTGAAACCTGGATTTATTTTCTCGCAAAGGTGCTTGACCAGATAGGCAATGCAACATTCATAAGTCTGGTCCAGGTAACCTTTCTCTTCATACCAGCAATTGCCTATGTCTACCTTTTCCGATCAAGGATGCAGAATCTATATTCCTCCAGGCAATTCCGGAGAGCAGACTCAGGCAGCAGATGGTTTCTTGCAGGTGCGTTATATGCGGCAATTTTCCTGCTCGCTGAAACATACATATTTTCAGCCGTAATAGAAGCTTCACTGAATTTTGGTAATGGCGGGCTGATCCGAAATTTCATAATGCTGTTCAGCCCTAATGTTGCCTCGTCCATCGGCATAACCACGTTCGGCGCATTGCTTAATTCTCTCTTCTACGGTGTTATCACGGCACTGTCTGTAACCTTCCTCGCTCTGTCATGGATTTTCTCCCGCAGACGGCTGCAGACAAGCTTCGATCCGATGGATGCGCTTCAGTTCATGCCTCTCATAATTTCCGCCATAATTCTGGCACTTTCGCTGTCAGCCGCGTTTTCGCCGATTGTACCTGCCGATTCAGTCTGGGTGTTGATTGTAATGGCACAGAGTGTTGTCTCTATTCCACTGGTCTTCAGAATAGTTCTTGCCGGATTTTCTAACATTCCACTCAGGCTCCGTGAAGCATCGGTGATTCTGGGCGGTAACGCATTTTTTGAAATTGAGGTTCCGCTTGCATATTCAGCTGTTTCAACAGCCATGCTCTTCGGATTTGCAACCAGCCTCGGCGAGTTTGCGGCAACGAATTTTCTCACCACGCCACGGTTCATCTCCCTGACGGTTGAAATCTATTCCCTTCAGAGTGTTCGTCTCTTCCATATTGCCGACGCAGCAGTTGCGTTCCTTCTTCTCATAAGCATTGTTCTCTTCACAGCAATTCAGGGCATCGGGGATGGTTTAGCTGGCATTCGTTGA
- a CDS encoding ABC transporter ATP-binding protein, with protein MDAKRTMTLMGPSGSGKTSLMRNIAGFDTPDSGRILIDGEDVTRMPVNKRNVGMIFQELALFPNMSVFDNIAYGLKSKRLAESEIRHVVNSLASSLRIESLLTRRPHQLSAGERQRTALARSVAVEPRLLLLDEPFSSVDSHLRIELRSELKRFASEFGLTMMFVTHDSREGFYMADDVCVIDEGLIIRKDTPFGVFNNPGSEQVATLIGYNVMLLNGKKIAFSPSKAKISEKGGIPVTILSSGYEGEQTRVAVRTDSGQTINVYADSGTHTYDQGKSFSLVIENYVVIE; from the coding sequence ATGGATGCAAAGAGAACGATGACGCTCATGGGTCCAAGCGGCTCAGGTAAAACCTCCCTCATGAGGAACATTGCGGGCTTCGACACACCGGACAGCGGCCGGATATTGATAGATGGGGAGGACGTTACGAGAATGCCAGTCAACAAGAGGAATGTCGGAATGATATTCCAGGAACTCGCGCTTTTCCCTAATATGAGTGTATTTGACAACATTGCGTACGGACTGAAATCGAAGAGGTTGGCAGAAAGTGAGATCAGACATGTTGTAAATTCACTCGCCTCCTCTCTGCGAATAGAGAGCCTTCTGACAAGACGCCCGCATCAACTATCCGCAGGCGAGAGGCAGAGAACTGCTCTGGCGCGGTCTGTTGCCGTAGAACCCCGTCTTCTGTTGCTCGATGAGCCTTTCAGTTCGGTCGACAGCCACCTGAGGATTGAATTGAGAAGCGAGCTGAAAAGATTCGCATCTGAATTCGGTCTTACAATGATGTTTGTGACACATGACAGCAGAGAAGGATTTTACATGGCGGACGATGTCTGTGTAATTGATGAGGGCCTGATAATAAGGAAGGACACCCCTTTCGGGGTGTTCAACAATCCAGGAAGCGAACAGGTAGCAACGCTCATTGGCTACAATGTAATGCTTTTGAATGGAAAGAAGATTGCCTTTTCCCCTTCAAAGGCAAAAATTTCAGAAAAAGGCGGTATACCCGTAACGATTTTATCATCCGGATATGAGGGGGAGCAAACAAGAGTGGCCGTAAGGACAGATTCAGGACAAACAATCAACGTGTACGCCGATTCCGGCACACACACATATGATCAGGGAAAATCCTTTTCACTTGTTATTGAGAATTATGTTGTTATTGAATAA
- a CDS encoding DNA-directed RNA polymerase subunit N encodes MIIPVRCFSCGKVLGSSYEIYIKRVKMGEVPKDVLDSLGINRYCCRRMIISHADLIDEVIPFH; translated from the coding sequence TTGATAATACCGGTCAGATGTTTCAGTTGCGGAAAAGTGCTCGGGAGTTCATACGAGATTTACATAAAGAGAGTGAAGATGGGCGAAGTACCAAAGGATGTCCTGGATTCTCTCGGCATAAACCGCTACTGCTGCCGCAGGATGATAATTTCACATGCGGACCTCATCGACGAAGTGATACCGTTCCACTGA
- a CDS encoding 30S ribosomal protein S9, which yields MSEITPVLTVGKRKTAVAKAIARIGAGRIRVNSIPIEIHYPEIARRKMLEPVLLAGDKAKGLDITVDVMGGGIMGQAEAARTAIAKSLVSFLKDEELEKVFRQYDRSLLISDPRRKLPKNPAGRGARKRKQKSYR from the coding sequence ATGTCTGAGATCACACCCGTTCTGACTGTCGGAAAGAGGAAGACAGCAGTGGCAAAGGCTATCGCCCGCATTGGTGCAGGAAGAATTAGGGTAAACAGCATCCCCATTGAAATTCACTATCCTGAAATTGCGAGAAGGAAAATGCTTGAACCTGTTTTGCTGGCTGGTGATAAGGCGAAGGGGCTTGACATTACCGTTGATGTCATGGGCGGCGGCATTATGGGACAGGCGGAGGCTGCCAGAACTGCCATAGCAAAGAGCCTGGTTTCATTCCTAAAAGATGAAGAACTTGAGAAGGTGTTCAGGCAGTATGATCGTTCCCTTCTCATAAGCGACCCAAGAAGGAAACTCCCGAAGAATCCAGCAGGCAGAGGCGCAAGAAAGAGAAAACAGAAGTCATACAGGTGA
- the rplM gene encoding 50S ribosomal protein L13 gives MAVVDADGAILGRLSSSIAKRLLNGEEITIINAEKVLISGSAQKSYEEYFSAYQRGKAIKGPYYPRMPDGILRRAVRGMLPIKTSRGKNAYRNLKVYTGVPRVIGDAKPEIQQKAARGKRYTRLGEISKLLGARVN, from the coding sequence ATGGCGGTTGTCGATGCGGATGGTGCGATTCTGGGAAGGTTGTCCAGCAGTATAGCAAAGAGACTTCTAAACGGGGAAGAGATTACAATTATCAATGCGGAAAAGGTGTTGATTTCCGGATCCGCTCAAAAAAGTTATGAGGAATACTTTTCAGCTTATCAGAGAGGAAAGGCAATAAAGGGACCGTATTATCCGAGGATGCCTGACGGCATTCTTAGAAGGGCTGTAAGGGGAATGCTCCCCATCAAGACATCAAGGGGCAAAAACGCATACAGAAATCTCAAGGTTTATACCGGCGTACCACGAGTCATAGGGGATGCCAAACCAGAAATCCAGCAGAAGGCGGCCAGGGGCAAAAGATATACGCGGCTTGGTGAAATTTCCAAGTTGCTCGGGGCAAGGGTGAACTGA
- a CDS encoding 50S ribosomal protein L18e, protein MGVKSRKRNVKTNPELNRLIAELFNLSARENAPIWRTVALRLEGPLANRPVVNLSRLDRLVSNGDSIVVPGKVLGSGGISKKITVSAYSVSSSAKAKLEKAGCEIHDLETLANSNPKGSGLRLMA, encoded by the coding sequence ATGGGCGTAAAGAGCAGAAAGAGAAACGTAAAGACGAATCCTGAACTCAATAGACTGATCGCTGAACTCTTTAACTTATCCGCAAGGGAGAACGCACCTATTTGGAGAACTGTTGCACTGAGACTTGAGGGACCGCTTGCAAACAGGCCAGTGGTTAACCTTTCGCGTCTTGACAGACTTGTCAGCAATGGCGATTCAATCGTAGTGCCCGGGAAGGTACTTGGAAGCGGTGGAATATCCAAGAAAATTACCGTTTCTGCCTACTCTGTTTCCAGTTCCGCAAAAGCGAAATTGGAGAAAGCTGGATGCGAGATACATGACCTGGAAACGCTTGCAAATTCGAATCCTAAAGGCTCGGGTCTGAGACTCATGGCTTGA
- a CDS encoding AP endonuclease: protein MIRFGPSGIPLSCKGRTLFDGIEDVHMLGLTALEVQMIRNNILQRSPDDEEIGKRPAELETDMIVQIDRHGGKGTKPINDPDEKIRSDDTLTVLESGLCHSYVELYEMAEYAKDHDVQLSVHSSYYVDLSGKTDLVERSKYNIKWAGLVCAALDGVVVSTQLGFYGSKGKKTGTELILKNLRDIRDWWKENKLRAPIGLETSGRQEVFGSFDEVIDTVKRVKGTVPVINFAHLHSREGGSLREQEDFRRVISRAQKVSEGLIYTSFSGVEHHGGNELRLTPIKRGDLRFEPLAELIVDENYEMTVISSSPLLEHDAIYMKVIFERMLSRQVTKEVREKVG, encoded by the coding sequence ATGATTCGCTTCGGTCCGTCTGGAATCCCGCTTTCCTGCAAAGGGAGGACATTGTTCGACGGCATAGAGGACGTTCACATGCTCGGGCTGACAGCCCTTGAAGTCCAGATGATACGTAACAATATACTGCAACGTTCGCCAGATGATGAGGAAATCGGAAAACGGCCGGCTGAACTCGAGACTGACATGATTGTTCAGATTGATCGTCATGGCGGGAAAGGAACAAAGCCGATTAACGATCCTGATGAGAAGATACGCAGCGACGACACTCTGACGGTGCTTGAGAGCGGTCTGTGCCATTCATATGTTGAGTTATATGAAATGGCAGAGTATGCAAAGGATCACGACGTTCAGCTTTCGGTCCACTCATCATACTATGTCGACCTTTCGGGAAAAACTGATTTGGTGGAACGGAGCAAGTATAATATAAAATGGGCCGGGCTGGTTTGCGCGGCGCTCGATGGTGTGGTTGTCAGTACCCAGCTGGGCTTCTATGGCAGCAAAGGAAAGAAGACCGGGACCGAGCTGATATTGAAGAATCTGAGGGACATTCGGGACTGGTGGAAGGAAAATAAGCTCAGGGCGCCGATTGGCCTTGAAACCAGCGGCAGGCAGGAAGTGTTCGGAAGTTTTGATGAAGTAATAGACACAGTGAAGAGGGTAAAGGGAACAGTTCCTGTAATCAATTTCGCTCATCTTCATTCACGCGAGGGCGGCTCGCTCAGGGAACAGGAGGATTTCAGAAGAGTAATATCCAGAGCCCAGAAGGTTTCGGAAGGACTGATTTACACTTCATTCTCAGGTGTCGAACATCATGGTGGAAATGAACTGAGGCTCACACCGATCAAAAGGGGGGACCTTAGATTCGAACCACTCGCCGAATTAATAGTAGATGAAAACTACGAAATGACAGTGATTTCATCATCGCCTTTGCTCGAACATGATGCAATTTACATGAAAGTAATATTCGAAAGGATGCTTTCCAGACAGGTCACCAAGGAAGTCAGGGAAAAGGTTGGCTGA
- a CDS encoding Mov34/MPN/PAD-1 family protein, with protein sequence MPIEVHSGYEFRMAEEEEPGCCQHGPSPVPRDIHVFLCSEALRKAIASARTSFSEGKEALGYLLGRPFLSGGKMKIRISGVVELPAIATAHHVEIDRDTGDNFEIGIRDGELIVGWYHSHTGQGCFLSSTDTRTHQRWFTQAYSVALVIEGSDGNFEVFASKGNMFYSPAYCIFDEK encoded by the coding sequence ATGCCAATTGAAGTACACAGCGGATACGAATTCAGAATGGCTGAGGAGGAAGAACCGGGCTGCTGTCAGCACGGCCCTTCACCGGTTCCACGGGATATACATGTTTTTCTTTGCTCGGAGGCCTTAAGGAAGGCGATTGCTAGCGCCAGGACCTCCTTTTCCGAGGGAAAGGAAGCACTCGGCTATCTGCTTGGAAGACCATTCCTTTCCGGAGGGAAAATGAAGATACGGATATCCGGTGTCGTTGAACTACCGGCAATCGCAACTGCACACCATGTCGAAATAGACAGGGACACCGGAGACAATTTTGAGATCGGCATCAGAGATGGCGAACTTATTGTCGGATGGTATCACTCCCACACTGGCCAGGGCTGCTTTCTTTCCTCAACCGATACAAGGACACATCAAAGATGGTTCACGCAGGCATATTCAGTTGCACTTGTCATTGAAGGGTCTGACGGGAACTTTGAAGTCTTCGCTTCGAAGGGTAACATGTTTTACAGCCCTGCTTACTGCATATTTGACGAAAAATAG
- a CDS encoding ThiF family adenylyltransferase, with protein sequence MSRTQNMLKSADRYSRVRLVDGIDLDAVQSSRICIIGAGALGNEVVKNLVLYAPSQITVVDRDVVETTNLGRCFLFSRADADKSRSKVEVVRSRAREINPDCNLRAMRTDAERLNYTFFSKYTLVIGCVDSVKTRLHINSNCFFAGTPYVDGGIDGLIGRVQVVIPPAGACYECTVNGSHLSTIDRTYTCTGREANAYSRHIGSEPSIPGIIGSVQSLEAIKIISGIRQNGVLMMFDGMTTSIEEIVAEVNPNCQNHGRI encoded by the coding sequence GTGAGCAGAACACAGAACATGCTGAAAAGCGCGGACAGGTATTCGCGCGTCAGGCTGGTGGATGGAATTGATCTCGATGCAGTGCAGTCTTCCAGGATATGCATCATAGGAGCGGGTGCGCTCGGGAATGAGGTTGTCAAAAACCTGGTGCTCTATGCTCCTTCTCAGATTACGGTCGTTGACAGGGACGTGGTTGAAACTACAAATCTTGGGCGCTGCTTTTTGTTCAGCAGGGCGGACGCGGATAAGTCCAGAAGCAAGGTAGAGGTCGTGCGTTCAAGAGCGAGAGAGATTAATCCTGACTGCAACCTGCGGGCAATGCGTACGGATGCGGAGCGACTGAATTACACCTTCTTTTCAAAATACACCCTCGTAATAGGGTGTGTTGATTCGGTGAAAACGAGGCTCCATATCAACTCAAACTGTTTTTTCGCCGGAACTCCCTACGTCGACGGCGGCATAGACGGCCTGATCGGACGCGTGCAGGTCGTTATACCACCTGCAGGTGCCTGCTATGAGTGCACCGTGAATGGCAGCCACCTGTCTACGATTGACCGCACATACACGTGCACGGGCAGAGAAGCGAATGCCTACTCCCGGCACATTGGCTCGGAGCCGTCTATTCCGGGAATCATAGGATCTGTCCAGTCTCTTGAGGCCATAAAGATAATTTCAGGCATCAGGCAGAACGGCGTTCTTATGATGTTCGACGGAATGACGACCAGCATTGAGGAGATTGTGGCTGAAGTGAATCCAAATTGTCAGAACCATGGAAGGATATAA
- a CDS encoding tryptophan--tRNA ligase: MTGDFVVTPWEVRGEVDYDKLVSRFGTSYITADLIRRIPGGENNIFLQRKIFYSHRDLDWILLNYEKGKRFYLYTGRGPSSGTHIGHMIPWIFTRQMQEAFNSKLYFQMTDDEKFLFKENLTLEDTRKSTFDNILDFIALGFDPARTKIVIDTKDISLLYRTALKVSKRVTFSTAKAVFGFDNSTNIGSIFFTSIQSVPAFLESELKGENVPCLIPCGIDQDPHFRVTRDVAPALGYFKPALIHCKMLPGLTGGKMSSTGEAAIYTTDTDAAITKKIMNAFTGGRATVEEQRRLGANPDICPVYHHYEFLFEPDPAKLKKIEEDCRSGALLCGDCKANLLSKVKLFMTQHRKNRERASEIVDDFMLSAKGLEEG, encoded by the coding sequence ATGACTGGTGATTTTGTTGTCACGCCATGGGAGGTGCGTGGCGAAGTCGATTATGACAAACTGGTGAGCCGGTTTGGCACTTCCTATATTACGGCGGACTTGATAAGGAGGATACCAGGTGGAGAGAATAATATTTTCCTGCAGAGGAAAATATTTTATTCCCATCGGGATCTTGACTGGATACTCCTCAATTATGAGAAAGGGAAGAGGTTCTATCTGTACACAGGAAGGGGCCCGTCAAGCGGCACTCATATTGGCCACATGATACCCTGGATTTTCACCAGACAGATGCAGGAAGCTTTCAATTCAAAACTGTATTTTCAGATGACGGATGATGAAAAATTTCTATTCAAGGAAAATCTGACGCTCGAAGACACTCGAAAATCGACCTTTGACAACATACTTGATTTTATTGCGCTTGGTTTCGATCCTGCAAGGACCAAGATAGTCATCGACACTAAGGATATCTCCTTACTCTACAGGACAGCTCTGAAGGTTTCGAAGAGAGTTACGTTTTCAACCGCAAAGGCCGTGTTCGGCTTCGACAACAGCACAAATATAGGATCCATATTCTTCACATCTATTCAGTCAGTCCCGGCCTTCCTCGAATCAGAACTTAAGGGCGAAAACGTGCCCTGCCTTATTCCATGCGGCATTGACCAGGATCCTCATTTCAGGGTAACAAGAGATGTGGCCCCCGCACTGGGCTACTTTAAACCCGCGCTTATACACTGCAAGATGCTTCCAGGTCTGACGGGAGGCAAAATGTCAAGCACCGGGGAGGCTGCGATATACACAACCGACACGGATGCTGCAATCACGAAAAAGATAATGAACGCGTTTACGGGCGGCAGGGCAACGGTCGAGGAGCAGAGAAGACTTGGCGCGAACCCAGACATCTGTCCGGTCTATCACCATTATGAGTTTCTTTTCGAACCTGATCCGGCAAAACTGAAGAAGATTGAAGAGGACTGCAGGAGCGGCGCCCTGCTCTGTGGCGATTGCAAGGCGAACCTTCTGTCAAAGGTGAAGCTTTTCATGACTCAACACAGAAAGAACAGGGAACGTGCCTCCGAGATTGTGGATGATTT